The Betaproteobacteria bacterium nucleotide sequence AGACGTATTGCTCGATATGGCGGTTTTGTATCACCGCGCTCGGCTGGTGGAGCCAATGTTGACGATGCTGCGGCAGGTGCATCGCTATCGCACCTCGGATGCTTCGGCGCCCGCTGATCGGCTGTCCTGGCTGCAGATCTACACCGAGCTGTTGCTCCGGGCCGAGCGTGTCGACGATGCGCTGCCGCTACTCGCCGATGCAATCGAGCTGGCCCACGACATCGGCGACGCGCAATGCGAGGCGAGCCTGCTCAACACCAGTGCCCGCGTCTTTTCGGCGCGCGGCGATCACGCAAGCGAGTTGCGCGCGCTGGAGCGTGCGCGCACGGTGATCGATAGCACGCCGGCGCTCGCCGATACGCAACTTGCGGCGGCTGTCTTGCATAACCTGGTCGGCCGGCTGCTCTCCGCGCGGGATTCGAAGCGCTACCCGGAAGCCGTCACCCTGAGTGAGCGCGTCATCGACATCCTGCCGCGGCTTGGACACTCGGACAGCGACGACTTCGCCCATGCGCTGTACCAGCGTGCGCTGCTGGCCGAGTACGGCGGCGACTGGGCCGGCGCCGCGCGCGGCTACTCGGCTGCGGCTGCCGTGCCGAAGGCCGCTGCACTGGACACGGCAGAATGGCTGTCCCTGGCCGGCCGCGCCTGGTACGAAGTGGAAGCGTTCGATGCGGCCAGCGAATGCTACCTGGGTGCAATTCGGCGGCGGATCGCTGCCTCGACCGAGACCTGAGCGGGCGCCACGCGCGGCCGCTACTAATCCACCTTCGCGCCGGTGGCCTTCACGACCTTGCCCCAGAGCGCGTACTGGCTGCGAATGTAGTCGCCGAATTCCGCCGGAGTGCTCGGAACCGCCTTCTGTGCGAGCGGATGCAGGCGCTTGTGCACGTCGGCATCGTTGAGCGCGCGCACCAGCGCGGCGTTGAGCTTCGTCACCGCTTCGGCCGGCGTGCCGCTCGGAACGACGAACCCGTACCATTCCCGAGCCTGGCCGAAATCGCTGAATCCCGCCTCGGTCATGGTCGGAATGTCGGGCAGGCTTTCCTCGCGCTTCGGTCCCGAAACGCCGAGCGCGCGCAGCTTCCCTGACCGGATGTGCGGCCCCACCGAGGTCGGCACCGTGAACATGATGCCGACATGGCCGCCGAGAAGATCTGTTAGAGCTGGTCCCGCTCCCTTGTAGGGAACGTGCACCATCTTCGTTTTCGTCGTCAGGCGAAAGAGCTCGCCCATCAGCTGCGGCCCGGCGGAGGTGGACGCGAACGTGAGCTCGCCGGGGCGCGAACGTGCGAGTTGAGCCAATTCCTGCATCGACTTCGCCGGCACCGAGGGATGCAGCACGAGGATATAGGGCATCTCGGTGCCGCGCGAGACGGCCGCGAAATTCTTCAGCGTGTCGTAGCTCAGCCTGCTGTACATGTGCGGGTTGATGGTGAGCGCGCCTGAATGCGCGAACAGCATCGTGTAGCCGTCGGGCGCCGCCTTGGCGCCGAGCGCAGTGCCGACGGTTCCCTGCGCACCACCGCGATTGTCGACCAGGACTTGCTGGCCCAGGTATTCCGTCAACTTGGGCGCGAGGATGCGCGAGAGCGCATCGGTGCCGCCGCCGGGCGGGAAGGGCACGATGAGGCGGATGGATCGTTCGGGATACGGCGCTGCGGCGCAAACGGGCCCTGCGGCCAGCAATGCAAGCGACAGGAATGCGATGTGACGGTACTGCGGCATGACTCCTCCGTGAGATCGTTCTTGGACGGGGTGCTCCCGCAGGCGAGCGGCCGCGCTTATTCCAGAAAGGTCGACAGCGCCGCATCCGCGATGGCGAACGCCTGCGTGCCCGAGCCTACCACGCCGGAATAGCGCGAGAAGAAAAGATAGCCGTCCACAGGCGCGGTCAGCACCTCGATCACGCGCAAGGTGTGCAGATCGACAACCTGGCCGAGGCGGGTGCCTGCCTCGACCCGCTTGCCCAGATCGTCGGCGCGCTCGAAGAACGATTCCAGGTAGCCGCTTTGCTTCGGCCGGATTTCGCGCCGCGCCTTGGAGTCGAAGTGGATCTGCCGCGGTGGTTTTGCCGTGGGCCCCGGCAGCATGCCGAGCGCGCCCATCACGTTCTTCAAGCCGTCGATGGCCTGACGCTGATAGAGCGCCGTGTTCTCGGGCCCCAGGTACGAGCCGCCCATCTCGGGATTGAACGCCGGGATGCCGATGCCATTGGCGTAATGCGAGGCGGCGCCGGCAAACTCGTTCTCGTGCACGAACGGTTGCCCGAAGGCGCGCGCGATGTCGAGGGATCGCTGCTTGACCTCGGCCGCGGCCTGGCTGTTGTAGTCCACGCGCGCCTGCAGCCGTCCGCCGCTGCCGCCCGAATGGAAATCGATCAGCGCATCGGCGTGCCGGATCACGTGCTCGGCGATTTGCGCGGCGATCATCTGCGTCGTGTTGCCGCGGGCATTGCCCGGGTAAACCTCGTGCAGGTCGGTGCGGCCGTGCTGCTCCGGCGTCTGTCGCCCGAAGTTCGCCATCGCGAGCGGATTGGCGACCGAGATGAGTGCGAGCCTTCCCTGTAGCGTCGCGGGGTCGAGCGTATCGAGCAGCGTGCGGATGGCGGTGGAGGGCAGGAATTCGTCGCCATGGGTATTGGTGACGATGCCGAGCGTCGGCCCGGGCTTGCTTCCGGTGACGACGTGCAACGGCAGCGCCAGCATGGCGCCGTTGAGCATGCTGGTCACTTCGATGCGCGTGAACCAGCGGCCCTCGGGTTGCCCGTCCCACAGCGGCTTTGCTTCGGTCTTTGCCATCGTCTTTCTCAGCTTCCGGGGATGATGCCGGGCTTCATCGCGTAACAGTGATCGGCGACGTCCTCCGGCTTGCACTTCCACACCCTGTCCATGCACCTGGACGCGAAACAGTGCTTCAGGGCGGTGCGCAGCGGGCGCAGCCGGAACGGATAGCCGAACACGAAAGGGTGGATGGAGATGTTGCACACCAGCGGGTGCTGCGCGCTCTGCTCGACCATTTCCTCGAACTGGTCGACCATCATGTCGCAGAACTCGCGACCGGTATGCTGGCGATGGATGATCTGGGGCGAATCGTTCAGCTCGGCCGGATAGGGCACCGACAGGATCGGGCCCGAGCGCGTGCGCATCCAGATCGGCTGATCGTCGTGCGGCCAGTCCATGAGGTACTTGTAGCCCGCCTCCTTGAGGACATCGGGCGTCCAGGGATTCTCGTAGGTGCCCGCGCCCATCCAGCCCTTCGGCGGCCTGCCCTCGTGGCTGCGGAATGTTTCGGTGATCTCGGCAATGACCCGCACCTCGTCGGACTCCCAACGGAAATCCTGCAGGTTCTCGGAGTTGGTGCGCCCGTGCCCGACGATCTCGTCGCCGCGCGCCCGGATGCGTTCCATGATCTGCGGCGCGTGCTCGTAGAGGAGGCTGTTCGCGTTGTGCGCGAGCGGCATGTCGAGCTCCTGGGCGAGGTCGAACAGCCGCCAGATGCCGATGCGGTTGCCGTAATCACGCCAGGAGTAATTGCGTTGCGTCTGCGGTTCGCCGTGCTTGGCGTTGTCGTGACCGCGACCCTTGCCGTAAGCGTAGATCTCGACATTGGTCGTGATGCAGAACGCGAGCCGCTTGCCGCCGGGCCAGGTGTAGTCCTTGCGCTCGGTGAGCGGCACGTAGTCGTAGCGCGATTGCTGAGGTACGAGCGACATCGCCATTCGATCCTCCATTGAGCAAGCCTGCCGGTCTCGATGCCGGCGCGGCGTCAGTCGATATGCGCGCCCGAAAGCTTGACCAGCTTGCCGAGCTTGGTCATTTCCGCGCTCATGTGCGCGGCGAACGCATGCGGCGAATTGGTGACTGCCACCGCGCCCACTTTGCTGTAGATCTTCTCGAGCTCGGGCAGCCGCACCACCTTGCCGATCTCCGCGTTCAGTCGTTCGACGATGGGCGCAGGCACGCCGCGCGGGCCCAGTATGCCACTATAGAGCACCAGCTCGAACTCCGGCAGACCCGCTTCCTTCAGCGTCGGCACGTCGGGCGCGGCTGCCGATCGCTGGGGCGTGGTCACGGCGAGCGCACGCAGCTTGCCGGCCTGCACGTTGGGGAGCGCCGGCGGCATGGTCGAGAAGGAAAGCGCGATTTCGCCACCGAGCAGGGCGGCGACCGCCTGCGGGCTGCCCTTGTAAGGTACGTGGATCATCCGGACGCCCGACATCGACTTGAGCATCTCGGCGGCCAGGTGAAGGATGGTGCCGTTGCCCGAGGAGCCATGCGCGATTTCGTTCGGGCGTTTCTTGGCGAGCGCCACCAGCTCCTGCACTGATTTCGCCGGCAGCGACGGATGCACCAGCAGCATGAGCGGGGTCGCGGCGATCAGCGTGATGGGCGTGAAATCCTTGAGCGAGTCGTACGGCAGCTTGCGATACAGGCTCGCGTTGATCGCGTGCGTGGTGATGTCCTGCAAGAACAGCGTGTAGCCGTCGCCGGGCGATTTGGCGATGAGATCGGAGGCAATGGTGGTGCCCGCGCCCGGGCGCGGATCGACCAGGACCTGCTGGCCGAGCCTGTCGGAGAGCTTGGCCCCGATCGCGCGTGCAAGCACGTCCGAGATGCCGCCCGGGGTGAAGCCATGAACCAAGCGGATCGGCTTGCCCGGGTAGCCGGTCTGCGCCCATGCGGGCGCGGCCGCAAGGGTACAAGCGAGCAGGCCACTCGCCAATGCGAGGTATGTCATTCTCATCGAGGGACCATCGAGTGGATCAGGAGTTCGAATACTACTCCGATGACTCGTGTCCGACAGAACGCGTTTCGCGTCCAACCTCGCGTGCGTAGGGTGGGATTCGGGCTTGCGCTCGGTCGCCGCCGGGGAAGGAGCCTGCAGGCCTGTTCAGGCGGCCAGGTTTGCGTGCGAACGGTCCGAATCCGACGCGGGCCGGACCAGCCAGCGCTCCAGCATGGCGCCGAGCTCCGCGAGCTTGAACGGCTTGGCCAGATAATCGTCCATGCCGGCTTCGAGGCAGCGTTCGCGATCGCCCTCCATCGCATTGGCTGTGAGCGCGATGATCGGAACGCGCCTGCTATCGTCGCATTGCGCCTCGCGGTTGCGTATCTCCCGGCTCGCCGCGAATCCGTCCATTCGCGGCATCTGGCAATCCATGAGGACAGCGTCGAAGCGGCCAGCGGCGAGGTGCTCGAGCGCTTCGACCCCATCGTGAGCGAGATCGACCTCACAGCCCAGGTTCTGCAGCATTGCGCAGGCGACTTCCTGGTTTACGCCGTTATCCTCCGCCAGGAGAATGCGCGGACGGCTGTCGGCGTCTCGGGCTATGCCCTTGGGCACGAGCGAAAGCGTCGGCGCGCCGGCCGGCAGGGATTCCGCAACGCTTTCCGGCTGCGATCGGACCGGGCGTGACGAATCGGCCTCGAGCGACGGCGCGCTGCGGGCGTTCGTCTGGTCCGTTGCGGATGCGCCGATCGTGAGTGCCAGGGTGAACCAGAACGTCGTGCCTTGCCCGGGCGTGCTCCGAACGCCAATCTCTCCGCCCATGAGCTCCACGAGTTGCTTGGAGATCACCAGGCCGAGGCCGGTGCCGGTGCCGCCATAGCGGCGGGTGGTCGATCCGTCCACCTGGTTGAACGCCTGGAACAGCCGCTCGATGGCCTCGAGCGCGATGCCGATTCCCGTGTCGGTGACGCAGAACCGAAGCATACAGGCATCGCCCGGCAGCAGAGCGGCGCCCGTGTTGGCGCCGTGCCAGGCTGCATCGACCGTGATCCCGCCGCGCTCGGTGAACTTGATCGCGTTCCCGATCAGGTTGATGAGGATCTGGCGCAATCGCATGGCATCGCCGCGCACGCGTGCGGGGATGTCGGCGCCGACTCGGCGCTCGAGCGTCAACGCCTTGCCGCGCGTGCGATGGGCCAGCAGCTCGGTCACTTCGTCGAGCACCGCGCGCAGGTCGAAGTCGATGTGCTCGATCTCGAGCTTGCCCGCTTCGATCTTGGAGAAGTCGAGGATGTCGTTGATGATCTGCAGCAGCGCCGAGCCCGAGCGGTGCGCGTTGTGAGCGAAGCGGCGCTGCGTCGGATCGAGCGCAGTATCGAGCAGCAGCTCGGTCATTCCGAGGATGCCGTTCATCGGCGTGCGGATCTCGTGGCTCATGTTGGCCAGGAACTGCGACTTGGCCCGGCTCGCCGACTCGGCGGCTTCCTTCGCGTCCTGCATTTCGCGCTGCGCCGTCTTGAGATCCGTTACGTCCGTGATGACGCCGATCAGAATGCGGCCGCCATCGGGCAAATGCGCCGAGCACTTGCGCGTGAGCAGCCAGCGCCGGTCGCCGGCCGCGTCCCGGATACGGGGAGCCGTCGTCTCCGGCCGGTTGGACTCGAACGCGATGTCGTCGTGAAGCCAGGCCGCGCGCGCCTGCTGCTCGGGGAAGTGATCGAAATCGGTGGTGCCGAGGATCTGCTCGCGCGGCTTGCCCACGAGTCGGCAGAACTCGTCGTTCACCGTGATCCAACGGTGCGCCTCGTCCTTCACGAACACGGGATTGGGCAGGCCGTTGACGAGCCTGTTGAGGAATTCGCTCGCGCGGTGCGTGGAGTGCTGCGCTTCGCGCCGCTCGTCCGCCTGGCGCCTCAGAACGGCATTGGACCGGCGCACGACGAGATACATTGCCGAATACAAGGCGAGCAGTACGGCGGCGGTGGCGCCGGTCACGAGCAGTTGGGTACGCGCGATTTGCCGCAGCAGCGGCGTGATGTCGTCGTAGACTTCGAACACGCCGACGATGCGCCCAGGCGAGCCGGTCACGATCGGAACGTAGCTCGACAGGACATCGCGATCGGCAATGGTCTGCTCGAACGCGCTGAACTGGTCGCGATGGCTGATCTCGCTCGTTGCGCGTCCGGAGCGCGCGGCGAGGAAGCCTGCGTTGGTGCGCTTGTCCTCGCCGATCTGGCGCGCTTCGCTCGAATACACGGTTCTGCCGGAGAGGTCGTAGACCCTCACTTTCGCGACCGACATCCCACGCACGTGCTGCACCAGCTCGCGGTGGAGCTGCGCTATCCGCGGATGGGCTCGCAAGGCGTTCGCATCGAGGGCGGTGGTATCGGACAGGAACTCGCCGTAGCGCGGCCACAGAACGTTCGCCAACGCCTGGGTGAGCGCGACGTTGTTGCGCTCGCCGATTTCGCGCAGATCCTTCACGGCGAGCACCCGGCACAGCGTGCTCAGCAGCACGATCGCCACGGCGATCGCGACGAAGCCCGAGATCGAAAAATAGCGCAAAAGCTTGAGCCCAGGCTCGGGCCGGCCGCCAGCGTCGGTTTGCGCGGCTGCCTTGGCCACGGCCACGGCGGAATCGTTCATCGGCGCGCCTCCGTCGGCGGCGGGTTTGACGATCTGTCGCTTCATGTGGGAACGCGGTGTC carries:
- a CDS encoding tripartite tricarboxylate transporter substrate binding protein, giving the protein MPQYRHIAFLSLALLAAGPVCAAAPYPERSIRLIVPFPPGGGTDALSRILAPKLTEYLGQQVLVDNRGGAQGTVGTALGAKAAPDGYTMLFAHSGALTINPHMYSRLSYDTLKNFAAVSRGTEMPYILVLHPSVPAKSMQELAQLARSRPGELTFASTSAGPQLMGELFRLTTKTKMVHVPYKGAGPALTDLLGGHVGIMFTVPTSVGPHIRSGKLRALGVSGPKREESLPDIPTMTEAGFSDFGQAREWYGFVVPSGTPAEAVTKLNAALVRALNDADVHKRLHPLAQKAVPSTPAEFGDYIRSQYALWGKVVKATGAKVD
- a CDS encoding polysaccharide deacetylase, whose translation is MSLVPQQSRYDYVPLTERKDYTWPGGKRLAFCITTNVEIYAYGKGRGHDNAKHGEPQTQRNYSWRDYGNRIGIWRLFDLAQELDMPLAHNANSLLYEHAPQIMERIRARGDEIVGHGRTNSENLQDFRWESDEVRVIAEITETFRSHEGRPPKGWMGAGTYENPWTPDVLKEAGYKYLMDWPHDDQPIWMRTRSGPILSVPYPAELNDSPQIIHRQHTGREFCDMMVDQFEEMVEQSAQHPLVCNISIHPFVFGYPFRLRPLRTALKHCFASRCMDRVWKCKPEDVADHCYAMKPGIIPGS
- a CDS encoding tripartite tricarboxylate transporter substrate binding protein; protein product: MRMTYLALASGLLACTLAAAPAWAQTGYPGKPIRLVHGFTPGGISDVLARAIGAKLSDRLGQQVLVDPRPGAGTTIASDLIAKSPGDGYTLFLQDITTHAINASLYRKLPYDSLKDFTPITLIAATPLMLLVHPSLPAKSVQELVALAKKRPNEIAHGSSGNGTILHLAAEMLKSMSGVRMIHVPYKGSPQAVAALLGGEIALSFSTMPPALPNVQAGKLRALAVTTPQRSAAAPDVPTLKEAGLPEFELVLYSGILGPRGVPAPIVERLNAEIGKVVRLPELEKIYSKVGAVAVTNSPHAFAAHMSAEMTKLGKLVKLSGAHID
- a CDS encoding response regulator is translated as MRRNRAAAASSRNPPRRFRQVETTLAAAFPHETTPRSHMKRQIVKPAADGGAPMNDSAVAVAKAAAQTDAGGRPEPGLKLLRYFSISGFVAIAVAIVLLSTLCRVLAVKDLREIGERNNVALTQALANVLWPRYGEFLSDTTALDANALRAHPRIAQLHRELVQHVRGMSVAKVRVYDLSGRTVYSSEARQIGEDKRTNAGFLAARSGRATSEISHRDQFSAFEQTIADRDVLSSYVPIVTGSPGRIVGVFEVYDDITPLLRQIARTQLLVTGATAAVLLALYSAMYLVVRRSNAVLRRQADERREAQHSTHRASEFLNRLVNGLPNPVFVKDEAHRWITVNDEFCRLVGKPREQILGTTDFDHFPEQQARAAWLHDDIAFESNRPETTAPRIRDAAGDRRWLLTRKCSAHLPDGGRILIGVITDVTDLKTAQREMQDAKEAAESASRAKSQFLANMSHEIRTPMNGILGMTELLLDTALDPTQRRFAHNAHRSGSALLQIINDILDFSKIEAGKLEIEHIDFDLRAVLDEVTELLAHRTRGKALTLERRVGADIPARVRGDAMRLRQILINLIGNAIKFTERGGITVDAAWHGANTGAALLPGDACMLRFCVTDTGIGIALEAIERLFQAFNQVDGSTTRRYGGTGTGLGLVISKQLVELMGGEIGVRSTPGQGTTFWFTLALTIGASATDQTNARSAPSLEADSSRPVRSQPESVAESLPAGAPTLSLVPKGIARDADSRPRILLAEDNGVNQEVACAMLQNLGCEVDLAHDGVEALEHLAAGRFDAVLMDCQMPRMDGFAASREIRNREAQCDDSRRVPIIALTANAMEGDRERCLEAGMDDYLAKPFKLAELGAMLERWLVRPASDSDRSHANLAA